A window of Tripterygium wilfordii isolate XIE 37 chromosome 7, ASM1340144v1, whole genome shotgun sequence contains these coding sequences:
- the LOC120002118 gene encoding probable pectinesterase/pectinesterase inhibitor 51 isoform X2, whose amino-acid sequence MLIKMAQSHRGRLSKPSTFLSLSKPTSLMASLISLSLLSLLLFFSLSSAAHHKTPPRTVKQGTIPPEIQQACKATRYPETCEAALTQSSHVPPHPTPIEIIQSAISVSSTNLVTAISMAKSILDSSTGNLNRTTAAKNCLETLNNSQYRISRTVDALPRGGTKDARAWMSAALSFQYDCWSGLKYANDTSQVDKTMAFLNSLIGLTSNALAMILAYDISGNQTGSWGPPKTERDGSWEPVGSGELGFRGGFPPGLKADVTVCKDGNGGCYKTVQDAVNAAPDNEWGRKFVIYIKEGVYTETVRVPLEKKNVVFLGEGMGKTVITASAFSGQPGVTTYNSATVGVLGDGFMASGITFQNTAGPDAHQAVAFRSDSDLSVIENCEFLGNQDTLYAHTLRQFYKSCRILGNVDFIFGNSASIFQDCQILILPRQVNPEKGENNAVTAHGRTDPAQSTGFVFQNCLINGTEEYMKFYYSKPLKHKNFLGRPWKEYSRTVFIHCNLEALITPQGWLPWNADFALKTLYYGEFQNLGPGSNLSARVAWSSQIPAEHVYSYSVQNFIQGNEWIPTSS is encoded by the exons ATGCTCATTAAGATGGCACAATCTCATCGCGGAAGACTCTCAAAGCCTTCTACTTTTCTCTCACTCTCCAAACCCACTTCTCTTATGGCTTCTCTTatctctctttcccttctctccctcctcctcttcttctccctctcctCCGCTGCCCATCACAAAACACCTCCACGCACCGTCAAACAAGGCACAATCCCACCGGAGATCCAACAAGCCTGCAAGGCCACTCGGTACCCAGAAACCTGTGAAGCCGCCTTAACCCAATCCAGTCATGTCCCTCCCCATCCGACCCCAATCGAAATCATCCAATCGGCAATCTCCGTCTCCTCCACCAATCTTGTGACCGCCATTTCAATGGCGAAGTCTATTTTAGACTCGTCCACAGGGAATCTGAACCGTACCACAGCCGCTAAGAACTGTTTGGAGACGCTGAACAACTCTCAGTACCGGATCTCCAGAACCGTCGACGCTTTGCCACGTGGCGGGACGAAGGACGCGAGGGCATGGATGAGCGCAGCCTTGTCGTTTCAGTACGATTGCTGGTCGGGGTTGAAGTACGCGAACGACACATCTCAGGTGGACAAAACGATGGCGTTCCTGAACTCCTTGATTGGGTTAACAAGTAACGCTTTGGCAATGATACTGGCTTACGATATATCCGGAAACCAAACCGGATCGTGGGGCCCGCCCAAGACGGAACGAGATGGGTCCTGGGAGCCAGTCGGTTCGGGTGAATTGGGGTTCAGAGGTGGGTTCCCGCCTGGTTTAAAGGCGGATGTTACCGTTTGCAAGGACGGAAACGGCGGGTGCTACAAGACGGTGCAGGACGCCGTTAACGCAGCCCCTGATAACGAGTGGGGGCGTAAGTTCGTGATCTACATTAAAGAAGGGGTTTATACGGAGACCGTCAGGGTTCCGTTGGAGAAGAAGAACGTTGTGTTTTTGGGGGAAGGGATGGGCAAAACGGTAATTACAGCGTCGGCGTTTTCGGGTCAGCCCGGTGTTACTACTTACAACTCCGCTACCGTTG GAGTTCTTGGTGATGGGTTTATGGCTAGTGGCATCACATTCCAGAACACTGCAGGTCCTGATGCGCACCAAGCAGTGGCCTTTAGATCAGATAGTGATCTGTCGGTCATCGAGAATTGTGAATTCCTAGGTAACCAAGACACTTTGTATGCTCATACCCTACGCCAGTTTTATAAATCATGTCGCATACTGGGCAATGTGGATTTCATTTTTGGGAATTCAGCCTCAATTTTCCAAGACTGTCAGATTTTAATCCTTCCCCGTCAAGTGAAcccagaaaaaggtgaaaacaaCGCTGTTACTGCCCATGGAAGAACAGACCCTGCCCAGTCAACAGGTTTTGTTTTTCAGAACTGCTTGATCAATGGAACTGAAGAATATATGAAATTCTATTACAGCAAGCCTCTAAAGCACAAGAATTTCTTGGGAAGGCCATGGAAGGAGTACTCGAGGACTGTTTTCATACACTGTAACTTGGAAGCTCTTATAACACCACAGGGCTGGCTGCCATGGAATGCTGATTTTGCATTAAAGACGCTATACTACGGTGAATTTCAGAACTTGGGACCTGGATCTAATTTATCCGCAAGGGTGGCTTGGAGTAGTCAGATACCAGCGGAGCATGTATATTCATATTCAGTGCAAAATTTCATTCAAGGAAATGAGTGGATTCCAACATCCTCTTGA
- the LOC120002118 gene encoding probable pectinesterase/pectinesterase inhibitor 51 isoform X1: MAASKKPSKPVLALIFLFCVILLVLCVGSTTIYLAHSHRRHELNTRPHFPLSPFPSPQRPVALAQIHKACKATRDADSCRSSLIQSIDVPPNPTPVHIIQSASRVSLENLKTAKFMVLSVLNSSAGNPNRTTVARICLEVLGHSEYRISSAADALPNGNIKDARAWMSAGLAYQSDCWGGLKNVNDTQLVVDTMSFLYYVIGLTSNALSMMVSYDLFGNDTGSWRPPETEQTGLWEKVGLGGAVELGFNGGFPPNLTADMMVCKGGDNGCYNNVQDAINAAPDNETKKRFVIHIQEGVYEETVRIPFEKKNVVFLGDGIGKTVITGSLNVGQPGINTYDSATVGVLGDGFMASGITFQNTAGPDAHQAVAFRSDSDLSVIENCEFLGNQDTLYAHTLRQFYKSCRILGNVDFIFGNSASIFQDCQILILPRQVNPEKGENNAVTAHGRTDPAQSTGFVFQNCLINGTEEYMKFYYSKPLKHKNFLGRPWKEYSRTVFIHCNLEALITPQGWLPWNADFALKTLYYGEFQNLGPGSNLSARVAWSSQIPAEHVYSYSVQNFIQGNEWIPTSS, encoded by the exons ATGGCAGCATCAAAGAAACCCTCGAAGCCAGTATTGGCACTCATCTTCCTCTTCTGTGTCATTCTCCTCGTCCTCTGTGTCGGCTCTACCACCATCTACCTCGCTCATTCCCACCGCCGCCACGAGCTCAATACACGACCACATTTTCCTCTATCACCCTTTCCCTCACCTCAGCGACCGGTAGCCCTAGCACAGATTCACAAAGCGTGCAAAGCCACGCGAGACGCTGATTCGTGCAGGTCCTCTTTGATCCAGTCCATTGACGTCCCTCCCAATCCAACCCCTGTCCACATCATCCAATCTGCTTCGCGGGTTTCATTGGAAAACCTCAAGACCGCGAAATTCATGGTGCTTTCTGTTCTTAACTCCTCCGCGGGGAACCCAAATCGCACCACCGTCGCTAGAATTTGCTTGGAGGTTCTTGGCCATTCCGAGTACCGGATTTCCTCGGCCGCTGATGCCTTGCCAAACGGAAATATCAAGGATGCCCGTGCCTGGATGAGTGCAGGTTTGGCGTATCAGTCCGATTGCTGGGGAGGATTGAAGAACGTGAATGATACGCAGTTGGTGGTTGATACGATGTCGTTTCTGTACTATGTGATTGGATTGACCAGTAATGCCTTAAGTATGATGGTTTCTTATGATTTGTTTGGTAATGATACCGGATCTTGGAGACCACCCGAAACAGAGCAGACAGGGCTTTGGGAGAAAGTTGGTTTGGGTGGTGCAGTCGAGTTGGGTTTTAATGGAGGGTTTCCACCAAACTTAACTGCGGACATGATGGTGTGCAAGGGGGGCGATAATGGATGCTACAACAATGTGCAGGATGCCATTAATGCGGCACCTGATAATGAAACCAAAAAGAGGTTTGTGATACACATACAGGAGGGAGTTTACGAGGAGACTGTTAGGATTCCATTTGAGAAGAAGAATGTGGTTTTCCTGGGTGATGGTATTGGTAAAACAGTCATTACTGGGTCATTGAATGTGGGTCAACCTGGGATTAACACATATGATTCAGCTACAGTTG GAGTTCTTGGTGATGGGTTTATGGCTAGTGGCATCACATTCCAGAACACTGCAGGTCCTGATGCGCACCAAGCAGTGGCCTTTAGATCAGATAGTGATCTGTCGGTCATCGAGAATTGTGAATTCCTAGGTAACCAAGACACTTTGTATGCTCATACCCTACGCCAGTTTTATAAATCATGTCGCATACTGGGCAATGTGGATTTCATTTTTGGGAATTCAGCCTCAATTTTCCAAGACTGTCAGATTTTAATCCTTCCCCGTCAAGTGAAcccagaaaaaggtgaaaacaaCGCTGTTACTGCCCATGGAAGAACAGACCCTGCCCAGTCAACAGGTTTTGTTTTTCAGAACTGCTTGATCAATGGAACTGAAGAATATATGAAATTCTATTACAGCAAGCCTCTAAAGCACAAGAATTTCTTGGGAAGGCCATGGAAGGAGTACTCGAGGACTGTTTTCATACACTGTAACTTGGAAGCTCTTATAACACCACAGGGCTGGCTGCCATGGAATGCTGATTTTGCATTAAAGACGCTATACTACGGTGAATTTCAGAACTTGGGACCTGGATCTAATTTATCCGCAAGGGTGGCTTGGAGTAGTCAGATACCAGCGGAGCATGTATATTCATATTCAGTGCAAAATTTCATTCAAGGAAATGAGTGGATTCCAACATCCTCTTGA
- the LOC120002116 gene encoding UDP-glucuronate:xylan alpha-glucuronosyltransferase 1 isoform X3, giving the protein MRGAMGNPPGAVKARHRLFASIRRLQRVKVKASEKPFHIQDRNSCCKFPLLKLVLVIVFCGTFVTLLYSPDVYSSNHLPHSGSRWIWGGTDPRYVSDLDTNWDDVMKVIEKLSEQNDYQGIGLLNFKNSEVTYWKHLIPDATHIVLELDYAARNVTWDSLYPEWIDEEQETEVPVCPSLPKIEVPRKRLDLVAVKLPCRNEGNWSRDVARLHLQLASAALAASAKGFYHVHLLFITRCFPIPNLFTCKELVIREGNVWLYKPDLNILREKLQLPVGSCELALPLKSKEAVYSDNPQREAYATILHSAHVYVCGAIAAAQSIRQAGSTRDLVILVDESISVYHRSGLEAAGWKIRTIQRIRNPKAEKDAYNEWNYSKFRLWQLTEYDKIIFIDADLLILRNIDFLFGMPEISATGNNGTLFNSGVMVIEPSNCTFQLLMDHINEIESYNGGDQGYLNEIFTWWHRIPKHMNFLKHFWFGDEEEIKQKKTHLFGAEPPILYVLHYLGVKPWLCFKDYDCNWNVDIFQEFASDVAHERWWRVHDAMPEQLHQFCMLQSKQKAQLEFDRREAEKANYSDGHWKIKVKDRRLNKCIDNLCSWKSMLRHWGESNWTDDEFAVPTPPAITMASLY; this is encoded by the exons ATGAGAGGAGCAATGGGAAATCCCCCCGGTGCAGTCAAGGCGAGGCATCGATTGTTTGCATCAAT AAGGAGATTGCAGAGAGTCAAAGTGAAAGCTTCTGAGAAGCCCTTCCATATCCAAGACAGGAACTCATGCTGCAAGTTTCCTCTATTGAAGCTTGTCCTTGTTATCGTTTTTTGTGGCACTTTTGTTACACTTTTGTACTCTCCAGATGTTTATAGCAGCAACCATCTACCACATTCTGGATCAAG GTGGATATGGGGAGGAACAGATCCTCGATATGTATCGGATCTAGATACGAATTGGGATGATGTGATGAAAGTTATTGAGAAGCTGAGTGAACAAAATGATTATCAAGGAATTGGCCTTTTAAACTTCAAAAATAGTGAAGTCACTTACTGGAAGCATCTTATTCCTGATGCTACCCACATTGTTCTGGAACTAGACTATGCTGCAAGAAATGTGACTTGGGATTCTTTATACCCTGAATGGATTGATGAGGAGCAAGAAACTGAAGTTCCAGTTTGTCCATCTCTACCAAAGATTGAAGTTCCTAGAAAACGGCTTGATCTTGTTGCGGTTAAGCTTCCTTGCAGAAATGAAGGAAATTGGTCTAGAGATGTTGCTCGGTTGCACTTGCAGCTCGCATCTGCTGCTCTTGCAGCTTCTGCCAAAGGCTTTTACCATGTCCATTTGCTTTTCATCACACGGTGCTTCCCAATACCTAACCTATTCACATGCAAGGAACTTGTCATTCGTGAAGGGAATGTGTGGCTATACAAACCAGACCTTAATATTTTAAGAGAGAAGCTACAGCTTCCTGTTGGATCTTGTGAACTTGCGCTTCCTCTTAAATCAAAAG AAGCAGTCTACTCAGATAATCCGCAGAGAGAAGCATATGCAACTATCCTGCATTCTGCTCATGTTTATGTCTGTGGAGCGATAGCTGCTGCACAAAGCATTCGCCAGGCTGGATCAACGCGTGACCTTGTAATACTTGTCGATGAATCAATAAGTGTTTATCACAGGAGTGGACTAGAGGCTGCAGGATGGAAAATAAGAACAATCCAAAGAATCCGGAACCCAAAAGCTGAGAAAGATGCCTACAATGAATGGAACTACAGCAAGTTTAGGCTATGGCAACTGACAGAATATGACAAGATCATTTTTATCGATGCAGATTTGCTTATACTTAGGAACATTGATTTCTTATTTGGAATGCCAGAAATATCTGCAACAGGAAACAATGGCACACTTTTTAACTCTGGAGTGATGGTTATTGAGCCTTCAAATTGTACATTCCAGCTTTTGATGGATCACATAAATGAGATTGAGTCATACAATGGTGGAGACCAAGGGTACTTGAATGAAATCTTTACGTGGTGGCATCGGATTCCTAAACACATGAACTTTTTGAAACATTTCTGGTTTGGTGATGAGGAAGAGATCAAACAGAAGAAAACTCATCTTTTTGGCGCGGAGCCTCCAATCCTTTATGTGCTTCACTATCTGGGTGTGAAGCCATGGCTGTGCTTTAAAGACTATGATTGTAACTGGAACGTCGATATATTTCAGGAGTTTGCAAGCGATGTTGCACATGAGAGGTGGTGGAGAGTGCATGATGCAATGCCTGAGCAGTTGCATCAGTTCTGCATGTTGCAATCAAAGCAAAAGGCACAGTTAGAATTTGACCGGAGGGAAGCTGAGAAAGCAAACTACTCAGATGGACATTGGAAAATCAAAGTTAAGGATCGACGTTTGAATAAATGCATCGACAATTTATGCTCCTGGAAGAGTATGTTAAGACACTGGGGCGAGTCTAATTGGACAGATGATGAGTTTGCTGTACCAACACCCCCTGCAATCACCATGGCATCTCTGTATTAG
- the LOC120002116 gene encoding UDP-glucuronate:xylan alpha-glucuronosyltransferase 1 isoform X1, with the protein MRGAMGNPPGAVKARHRLFASISEEICRRRLQRVKVKASEKPFHIQDRNSCCKFPLLKLVLVIVFCGTFVTLLYSPDVYSSNHLPHSGSRWIWGGTDPRYVSDLDTNWDDVMKVIEKLSEQNDYQGIGLLNFKNSEVTYWKHLIPDATHIVLELDYAARNVTWDSLYPEWIDEEQETEVPVCPSLPKIEVPRKRLDLVAVKLPCRNEGNWSRDVARLHLQLASAALAASAKGFYHVHLLFITRCFPIPNLFTCKELVIREGNVWLYKPDLNILREKLQLPVGSCELALPLKSKEAVYSDNPQREAYATILHSAHVYVCGAIAAAQSIRQAGSTRDLVILVDESISVYHRSGLEAAGWKIRTIQRIRNPKAEKDAYNEWNYSKFRLWQLTEYDKIIFIDADLLILRNIDFLFGMPEISATGNNGTLFNSGVMVIEPSNCTFQLLMDHINEIESYNGGDQGYLNEIFTWWHRIPKHMNFLKHFWFGDEEEIKQKKTHLFGAEPPILYVLHYLGVKPWLCFKDYDCNWNVDIFQEFASDVAHERWWRVHDAMPEQLHQFCMLQSKQKAQLEFDRREAEKANYSDGHWKIKVKDRRLNKCIDNLCSWKSMLRHWGESNWTDDEFAVPTPPAITMASLY; encoded by the exons ATGAGAGGAGCAATGGGAAATCCCCCCGGTGCAGTCAAGGCGAGGCATCGATTGTTTGCATCAAT CAGTGAAGAAATATGCAGAAGGAGATTGCAGAGAGTCAAAGTGAAAGCTTCTGAGAAGCCCTTCCATATCCAAGACAGGAACTCATGCTGCAAGTTTCCTCTATTGAAGCTTGTCCTTGTTATCGTTTTTTGTGGCACTTTTGTTACACTTTTGTACTCTCCAGATGTTTATAGCAGCAACCATCTACCACATTCTGGATCAAG GTGGATATGGGGAGGAACAGATCCTCGATATGTATCGGATCTAGATACGAATTGGGATGATGTGATGAAAGTTATTGAGAAGCTGAGTGAACAAAATGATTATCAAGGAATTGGCCTTTTAAACTTCAAAAATAGTGAAGTCACTTACTGGAAGCATCTTATTCCTGATGCTACCCACATTGTTCTGGAACTAGACTATGCTGCAAGAAATGTGACTTGGGATTCTTTATACCCTGAATGGATTGATGAGGAGCAAGAAACTGAAGTTCCAGTTTGTCCATCTCTACCAAAGATTGAAGTTCCTAGAAAACGGCTTGATCTTGTTGCGGTTAAGCTTCCTTGCAGAAATGAAGGAAATTGGTCTAGAGATGTTGCTCGGTTGCACTTGCAGCTCGCATCTGCTGCTCTTGCAGCTTCTGCCAAAGGCTTTTACCATGTCCATTTGCTTTTCATCACACGGTGCTTCCCAATACCTAACCTATTCACATGCAAGGAACTTGTCATTCGTGAAGGGAATGTGTGGCTATACAAACCAGACCTTAATATTTTAAGAGAGAAGCTACAGCTTCCTGTTGGATCTTGTGAACTTGCGCTTCCTCTTAAATCAAAAG AAGCAGTCTACTCAGATAATCCGCAGAGAGAAGCATATGCAACTATCCTGCATTCTGCTCATGTTTATGTCTGTGGAGCGATAGCTGCTGCACAAAGCATTCGCCAGGCTGGATCAACGCGTGACCTTGTAATACTTGTCGATGAATCAATAAGTGTTTATCACAGGAGTGGACTAGAGGCTGCAGGATGGAAAATAAGAACAATCCAAAGAATCCGGAACCCAAAAGCTGAGAAAGATGCCTACAATGAATGGAACTACAGCAAGTTTAGGCTATGGCAACTGACAGAATATGACAAGATCATTTTTATCGATGCAGATTTGCTTATACTTAGGAACATTGATTTCTTATTTGGAATGCCAGAAATATCTGCAACAGGAAACAATGGCACACTTTTTAACTCTGGAGTGATGGTTATTGAGCCTTCAAATTGTACATTCCAGCTTTTGATGGATCACATAAATGAGATTGAGTCATACAATGGTGGAGACCAAGGGTACTTGAATGAAATCTTTACGTGGTGGCATCGGATTCCTAAACACATGAACTTTTTGAAACATTTCTGGTTTGGTGATGAGGAAGAGATCAAACAGAAGAAAACTCATCTTTTTGGCGCGGAGCCTCCAATCCTTTATGTGCTTCACTATCTGGGTGTGAAGCCATGGCTGTGCTTTAAAGACTATGATTGTAACTGGAACGTCGATATATTTCAGGAGTTTGCAAGCGATGTTGCACATGAGAGGTGGTGGAGAGTGCATGATGCAATGCCTGAGCAGTTGCATCAGTTCTGCATGTTGCAATCAAAGCAAAAGGCACAGTTAGAATTTGACCGGAGGGAAGCTGAGAAAGCAAACTACTCAGATGGACATTGGAAAATCAAAGTTAAGGATCGACGTTTGAATAAATGCATCGACAATTTATGCTCCTGGAAGAGTATGTTAAGACACTGGGGCGAGTCTAATTGGACAGATGATGAGTTTGCTGTACCAACACCCCCTGCAATCACCATGGCATCTCTGTATTAG
- the LOC120002116 gene encoding UDP-glucuronate:xylan alpha-glucuronosyltransferase 1 isoform X2 has translation MRGAMGNPPGAVKARHRLFASIEEICRRRLQRVKVKASEKPFHIQDRNSCCKFPLLKLVLVIVFCGTFVTLLYSPDVYSSNHLPHSGSRWIWGGTDPRYVSDLDTNWDDVMKVIEKLSEQNDYQGIGLLNFKNSEVTYWKHLIPDATHIVLELDYAARNVTWDSLYPEWIDEEQETEVPVCPSLPKIEVPRKRLDLVAVKLPCRNEGNWSRDVARLHLQLASAALAASAKGFYHVHLLFITRCFPIPNLFTCKELVIREGNVWLYKPDLNILREKLQLPVGSCELALPLKSKEAVYSDNPQREAYATILHSAHVYVCGAIAAAQSIRQAGSTRDLVILVDESISVYHRSGLEAAGWKIRTIQRIRNPKAEKDAYNEWNYSKFRLWQLTEYDKIIFIDADLLILRNIDFLFGMPEISATGNNGTLFNSGVMVIEPSNCTFQLLMDHINEIESYNGGDQGYLNEIFTWWHRIPKHMNFLKHFWFGDEEEIKQKKTHLFGAEPPILYVLHYLGVKPWLCFKDYDCNWNVDIFQEFASDVAHERWWRVHDAMPEQLHQFCMLQSKQKAQLEFDRREAEKANYSDGHWKIKVKDRRLNKCIDNLCSWKSMLRHWGESNWTDDEFAVPTPPAITMASLY, from the exons ATGAGAGGAGCAATGGGAAATCCCCCCGGTGCAGTCAAGGCGAGGCATCGATTGTTTGCATCAAT TGAAGAAATATGCAGAAGGAGATTGCAGAGAGTCAAAGTGAAAGCTTCTGAGAAGCCCTTCCATATCCAAGACAGGAACTCATGCTGCAAGTTTCCTCTATTGAAGCTTGTCCTTGTTATCGTTTTTTGTGGCACTTTTGTTACACTTTTGTACTCTCCAGATGTTTATAGCAGCAACCATCTACCACATTCTGGATCAAG GTGGATATGGGGAGGAACAGATCCTCGATATGTATCGGATCTAGATACGAATTGGGATGATGTGATGAAAGTTATTGAGAAGCTGAGTGAACAAAATGATTATCAAGGAATTGGCCTTTTAAACTTCAAAAATAGTGAAGTCACTTACTGGAAGCATCTTATTCCTGATGCTACCCACATTGTTCTGGAACTAGACTATGCTGCAAGAAATGTGACTTGGGATTCTTTATACCCTGAATGGATTGATGAGGAGCAAGAAACTGAAGTTCCAGTTTGTCCATCTCTACCAAAGATTGAAGTTCCTAGAAAACGGCTTGATCTTGTTGCGGTTAAGCTTCCTTGCAGAAATGAAGGAAATTGGTCTAGAGATGTTGCTCGGTTGCACTTGCAGCTCGCATCTGCTGCTCTTGCAGCTTCTGCCAAAGGCTTTTACCATGTCCATTTGCTTTTCATCACACGGTGCTTCCCAATACCTAACCTATTCACATGCAAGGAACTTGTCATTCGTGAAGGGAATGTGTGGCTATACAAACCAGACCTTAATATTTTAAGAGAGAAGCTACAGCTTCCTGTTGGATCTTGTGAACTTGCGCTTCCTCTTAAATCAAAAG AAGCAGTCTACTCAGATAATCCGCAGAGAGAAGCATATGCAACTATCCTGCATTCTGCTCATGTTTATGTCTGTGGAGCGATAGCTGCTGCACAAAGCATTCGCCAGGCTGGATCAACGCGTGACCTTGTAATACTTGTCGATGAATCAATAAGTGTTTATCACAGGAGTGGACTAGAGGCTGCAGGATGGAAAATAAGAACAATCCAAAGAATCCGGAACCCAAAAGCTGAGAAAGATGCCTACAATGAATGGAACTACAGCAAGTTTAGGCTATGGCAACTGACAGAATATGACAAGATCATTTTTATCGATGCAGATTTGCTTATACTTAGGAACATTGATTTCTTATTTGGAATGCCAGAAATATCTGCAACAGGAAACAATGGCACACTTTTTAACTCTGGAGTGATGGTTATTGAGCCTTCAAATTGTACATTCCAGCTTTTGATGGATCACATAAATGAGATTGAGTCATACAATGGTGGAGACCAAGGGTACTTGAATGAAATCTTTACGTGGTGGCATCGGATTCCTAAACACATGAACTTTTTGAAACATTTCTGGTTTGGTGATGAGGAAGAGATCAAACAGAAGAAAACTCATCTTTTTGGCGCGGAGCCTCCAATCCTTTATGTGCTTCACTATCTGGGTGTGAAGCCATGGCTGTGCTTTAAAGACTATGATTGTAACTGGAACGTCGATATATTTCAGGAGTTTGCAAGCGATGTTGCACATGAGAGGTGGTGGAGAGTGCATGATGCAATGCCTGAGCAGTTGCATCAGTTCTGCATGTTGCAATCAAAGCAAAAGGCACAGTTAGAATTTGACCGGAGGGAAGCTGAGAAAGCAAACTACTCAGATGGACATTGGAAAATCAAAGTTAAGGATCGACGTTTGAATAAATGCATCGACAATTTATGCTCCTGGAAGAGTATGTTAAGACACTGGGGCGAGTCTAATTGGACAGATGATGAGTTTGCTGTACCAACACCCCCTGCAATCACCATGGCATCTCTGTATTAG
- the LOC120001325 gene encoding uncharacterized protein LOC120001325 has protein sequence MSSLEDEKLIQMVYDFIESSESSSSPAYSSSASSDSLSFNHHTKYFTLQEILRSGTEAESGVLKSVLKHMRLNKRDANKRSTTTTGLKKWLAKKLQIDGFNASLCQTSWVTSSGCAGGDYEYIDIVIKDGNGGETRLIVDIDFKSQFELARPTQSYKELTDLLPTIYVGDENKLNNIITLLCAAAKQSLKDRGLHIPPWRTLTYMQCKWLGRAQKWKKWL, from the exons ATGAGTAGCTTAGAAGATGAGAAGCTGATCCAGATGGTTTATGATTTTATAGAATCTtcagaatcatcatcatcacctgcTTATTCTTCCTCTGCTTCTTCAGATTCGTTGTCCTTCAACCATCACACGAAGTATTTCACTTTACAG gAGATTCTGAGGAGTGGAACAGAAGCTGAGAGTGGTGTCCTGAAGAGTGTGTTAAAGCACATGAGATTAAACAAAAGAGATGCTAATAAGAGATCAACCACTACTACTGGTCTCAAAAAATGGCTTGCCAAGAAGCTTCAAATAGATGGGTTTAATGCTTCTCTATGTCAAACCTCTTGGGTCACTTCCTCTGGCTGCGCTGGAG GTGATTATGAATACATTGATAtagtaatcaaagatgggaatgGAGGGGAAACAAGGCTTATTGTGGACATAGACTTCAAGTCTCAGTTTGAGCTAGCAAGGCCTACACAATCATACAAGGAACTCACAGATTTGCTCCCAACAATCTATGTTGGGGATGAGAATAAGCTTAACAATATAATCACTCTTCTTTGTGCAGCTGCTAAACAGTCCCTTAAAGATAGAGGTCTCCACATACCTCCATGGAGGACCCTGACTTACATGCAGTGTAAATGGCTTGGAAGAGCCCAAAAGTGGAAAAAATGGTTGTAG
- the LOC120001326 gene encoding probable Histone-lysine N-methyltransferase ATXR5, with product MAPANVSKAAARPQIGSRRRTLAPRQPTPTSIPHPKKMKPLSEVMVRAAISWWSAPITARQVVSNAAPANKTDELLLCDKCDKGFHMKCLRPVVVRVPIVSWLCPKCSGQRRVFSQKKIIDFFGIKKSPNEKKRCASPQGCI from the exons ATGGCTCCAGCTAACGTTTCTAAGGCGGCGGCTCGTCCGCAAATCGGGTCTCGCCGGCGAACACTGGCGCCTCGCCAACCAACGCCTACGTCCATTCCGCACCCGAAGAAGATGAAGCCTTTGTCGGAGGTAATGGTGCGGGCCGCTATTTCGTGGTGGAGCGCTCCGATTACAGCCAGGCAAGTTGTGAGCAATGCGGCTCCAGCGAACAAGACTGACGAGCTGCTTCTCTGTGACAAATGCGACAAGGGTTTTCACATGAAATGCCTGAGACCGGTAGTCGTTAGAGTTCCTATCGTATCGTGGCTCTGCCCTAAGTGCTCTGGCCAGAGACGA GTTTTTTCACAGAAGAAGATAATCGATTTCTTTGGGATTAAGAAGAGCCCTAATGAGAAAAAGAGATGTGCCTCTCCTCAAG GTTGCATTTGA